In a genomic window of Sutcliffiella sp. FSL R7-0096:
- a CDS encoding ClpXP adapter SpxH family protein, whose translation MTCKDKKSFYLKNIQHTTNKPIEIYFFIDPLCPECWALEPMLKKLYVQYGQYFTIKHIVTGQLTSLNLAKKHYAASMAQVWERTATRSGMSCDGSLWLENPIESPYVASVAIKAAELQGRRAGIKFLRKLQEVLFLEKQNISELPVLMECAESVGLDMEEFTKDMNGDCASKALNCDFKITNEMEVSEIPTLVFFNENIEEEGIKVSGYHSYEVYVHILQDMLGEQPFPKILPPLEDFLSQFSFVATKEISVVYNLPIVEVEHELKKLQLAQRVEKVPVKYGTFWRYIAN comes from the coding sequence GTGACCTGTAAAGATAAGAAATCATTTTATTTAAAGAACATTCAGCATACTACTAATAAACCGATAGAAATTTACTTCTTCATCGATCCACTCTGCCCGGAGTGCTGGGCTTTAGAACCGATGCTAAAGAAGTTGTATGTCCAATATGGACAATATTTTACGATCAAACATATCGTGACCGGCCAGCTCACTTCCCTTAACCTGGCGAAAAAGCATTATGCTGCTTCAATGGCGCAAGTTTGGGAACGCACCGCAACCCGTTCGGGCATGTCCTGTGATGGGTCCTTATGGCTTGAGAATCCGATAGAGTCCCCTTATGTTGCATCTGTTGCTATCAAAGCCGCCGAGCTTCAAGGACGCAGGGCAGGAATTAAATTCTTGCGAAAGCTGCAAGAGGTTCTATTCCTCGAGAAACAGAACATATCCGAATTGCCTGTTTTAATGGAGTGTGCCGAGTCGGTTGGACTTGACATGGAGGAGTTCACAAAGGATATGAACGGGGATTGTGCATCCAAGGCGTTAAACTGTGATTTCAAAATCACAAATGAAATGGAAGTTTCTGAGATCCCTACACTTGTCTTCTTTAACGAAAATATTGAAGAAGAAGGCATTAAGGTTTCCGGCTACCATTCTTATGAGGTGTATGTTCATATTCTACAGGACATGCTCGGGGAACAGCCATTTCCAAAAATATTGCCTCCTTTAGAGGATTTCCTATCTCAGTTCTCGTTTGTAGCAACAAAGGAAATCTCTGTTGTATATAACCTTCCGATTGTGGAAGTGGAACATGAGTTAAAGAAGCTTCAACTTGCGCAGCGTGTGGAAAAAGTCCCAGTAAAGTACGGGACGTTTTGGAGATATATTGCTAATTGA
- a CDS encoding globin, with the protein MMDNIQSPFEAVGGEQVIDELVDAFYDRVGRHPSLAPIFPNDLTETARKQKQFLTQYLGGPPLYTSEHGHPMLRARHMPFEITPKRAKAWLACMEEAMDEIGLEGSYRKEFFQRLVLTAQHMINTPDKPEEKEDSCDL; encoded by the coding sequence ATGATGGATAACATACAATCACCTTTTGAAGCTGTTGGCGGAGAACAAGTTATTGATGAACTTGTAGATGCATTTTACGATCGTGTTGGTCGCCATCCCAGTTTAGCTCCGATTTTTCCGAATGATTTAACGGAAACGGCAAGAAAGCAAAAGCAATTTCTGACCCAGTATTTAGGCGGCCCACCGCTATATACAAGTGAACACGGACACCCGATGTTACGTGCACGTCATATGCCTTTTGAGATTACACCCAAGCGTGCGAAAGCATGGTTGGCATGTATGGAAGAGGCGATGGATGAAATTGGACTTGAGGGTTCATATCGAAAGGAATTTTTTCAGCGTTTAGTTTTAACGGCTCAACATATGATTAATACCCCAGACAAACCTGAAGAAAAGGAAGATTCATGTGACCTGTAA